DNA sequence from the Halorussus limi genome:
CGCTGTCCACCGGAATCCCGACGCCGGGCGCGTGCTGGACGCCGGGGGCGGGCCGGGGGTCTTCGCCAAGGAGTTCGTCCGGCGAGGATTCGACGTGACGCTGGTCGACCGCCCCGAGGTAATCGACGTCGACCGGCGGTTCCTCGAACGCGAACCCGTCGAGCTGGTCGCGGGAGACATCACCGAGGACCTTCCGTCGGGCGGGTTCGGCCTCGTGTTCTGCTCGCGGGTGGCTCACGGTCTCTCGCCAGACGAGAACCGCCGATTTCTGGCCAACGCCTTCGACGCGCTCGACCCCGGCGGCGCCGTCGTCCTGACCGACCGAGTTCGGGGGCGGACCGACGACGCTGCGCTGTTCGGCGCGCACATGCTCGCCCAGACCGAGGCGGGCGACACCTACACCGAGTCCCAGTTCCGAACGTGGCTCCGCGACGCCGGATTCGAAGACGTGGAGGTCCGGGACGTACCCGGCCTCGACGGGCAGGTCATCGCCGGACGGCGGCCGGGCGATTGAAGTTCTCTCGTCACCGAGGGAGCGTATGGAACTCGCGGTGCTGCGAGACGACATGGTCGACAGCCTCGAACACGACTCGAAGGGAGTCGTCTCCAGCGAGAGCGTCAGCGCCGCGATGCGCGCAGTCCCGCGCCACGAGTTCGTCGACGACGACCGACTCGCCTACGCCGACCGGTCGTTCGAGCATCGGGGGACACGCGTCCTCGCGCCGAGTACCGCGGCCCGCCTGCTGGAGGCGCTCGCCCCCGAAGAGGGCGATTCTGTCCTCGTCGTCGGCGCCGGCGTGGGCTACACCGCGGCCGTACTCGCGGAAATCGTCGGCGAGCGCAACGTCCACGCGGTCGATATCACCCGGAACGTGGTGTGGGACGCCCGGAGCAACCTCGCGTCGGCGGGCTACGAGGGCGTCTTCGTGGACTGCCGGAACGGCGCGGACGGCCTACCGGAGTACGCGCCCTTCGACTGCATCCTCGTGGAGGCTGCTGCGGCCGACCCGCCGCGCACCCTGGTCCGACAACTCGCCCTCGACGGCCGACTCGTCATCCCGGTCGGCATCGGCGAACAGTCGCTGACCGTGGTCCGGGGCGACGACCCGTCGGACCCCGAGACCCAACCGCTCGGTACGGTGGCGTTCCAGCCGCTGCTCGTGGAGGGCGAACAGGCCGGGTCCATCGAGCGCAACCGGACCGTCCGCGAGGACCGCGAGCGCGCTGAGCGCGCTCGCGAGCGCCGAACCGGATGGGAGCACGAGTGGATAGACTGGGACGGCGACGGCAGTCTCCCCGAGTGAGGTTTTTCGAGGTGTGCGCCGACTAGTCGCCGTTGGCGCTCTTCGGTGTTCTCGTCGCGTTCCTCATCCGTCTGCTAACACCAGTATCGCAGTGTTCTCGCGCTCGTCGGCGTAGTCGCTCCCGGCGGGCGGCTTGATTCGCACGTCGAGTGTGCCCTCCTGCTGATTCGACCCGAGAGTCGGGTCCACCGAGAGGGTAGCCTCGCCGCTTTCTCCGGTGGTCGCGGTCGCAGCGCCGTCGAGCGTGGCCGTGCCGCCCGTGACGACCACCGTCGCGCCGCTGACAGGTTTGCCCTCGGGGTCCACGACCGTCACGTCGACGTTGGTTTCCTCGGGGCCGATTACGTCCGGTGCGGGCTTGGCGTCGAGTTCCGTGACGGTCAGGCCGCCGAGGCCCGAGAGCATGTTCATCATCACGCCGAGGCTGGCGACGCCGACCACGAGCGCGACGACGAGGCGAATCGGCAGGCCCTCGATGGCGCGGTCGTCGCCGCGGAACCGGCGGAAACGGTCGGAGCTAGCGTCCGCGAAGTAGCCGTAGTAGCCGAGTAGCGTTGTCACGGGTGGGGTTCGTCCCGGTCTCGGATTTAAACCCTCGGGCGCTCGTCGGCCCCCGAAGGTTCAAGGCCGAGAGCGCGACCAACCGGTCCCGTGACTCACGTCCTCGGCCGCCGCTCGGGCGACGACGCCGCGACCACCGATTCCGACGGCGGTGACTCCGCGACCAGCGTTGACGGCGACACTTCCCGAAAAACTGCTATCTCCGGCCGCCTCGGGGCCTACCGCGCCCGCGACGGTAGCCGCGGCGCGGCGGTCCGAATCGACCTCGACGGCCCGCACGCCGGACTCGTCGTCGGCAAGCGCGGCTACGGCAAGTCCTACACGCTCGGCGTCCTCGCCGAGGAACTCGCCCGGGCCGAGGGAGTCGCCCCGGTCGTCGCCGACCCGATGGGAATCTTCTCGTCGCTCGCCGACTTCGGCACCGAAGTCGTCGCTGACCCCGCAGTCGCCGCCGACGCGCTCGCACCGCGAGCGTGGTGCGACCTCCTCGGTCTCGAACCGGCGGCCCCCGAGGGTGCGCTGGTCTGGCAGGCCGCGGCGGCCCGGTCGTCGGTCGACGGAATGCGGACGTTCGTCGCCGACGCCGACACCAAGGCCGACCGCGCGACCCGACGGGCGGCCGACAACCACCTCGCGCTCGCCGAGTCGTGGGGCGTCTTCGCCCCCGACGGCCTGACCCCGAGCGACCTGATCGAACCCGCGGCCGGAACCGTACTGGACCTCTCGGGACTCGACTCGGCGCCCGCGAACGCGGTCCTGCGAGCGGTCGCCGGCGGTCTCTACGACCACTGCGTTCGCGGACGGCCGACCCGCCTCCCGTGGCTTCTGGTGGACGAAGCGCACGCCTTCTTCGCGTCCGAGGCCGGAAAAAGCCCGACTGGCTCCGCGACGGCGTCCCGGAACGTTGCGGCATCCGCGCTCCGGACCGTCCTCACCCGCGGTCGGCAACCGGGTCTGAGTTTCGTCGGAGCGACCCAGCGACCGAGCGCGCTCCCGGCCGTCGCCGTCTCGCAGGCCGACCTCCTGCTGGCTCACCGACTCACCTCGCGGGCCGACCTCGACGCGCTGGCCGCGGCCCGCCCGACTTACCTCGGTTCGTTCGAGGAGCGCCTGCCCGCCGACCCGGGCGAGGTTCTGCTCGTGGACGACGCGACCGAGAGCGTCCACGCCGTCCGCATCAGGGAGCGCGAGACGGCACACGGTGGCGGAAGTCCGAGCGCGACAGGCCGATGAGTGCGCTCCGAAAGCAGTTTCCCGGTCGGCGCATTCGTCTCGGACGAGAACCGAATGTCGGAGACAGAGGGTCGCTCGTCGGCCGACGACGAGAGCGGCGACGGCGCGACGGCGACCAGTCGCGTCCGCGCGCTCGGACGGGTGAAACCCCTCCTGCTCGTCGCGGTCGGCGGGTTCGCCGGTGCGACTCTCCGCCACGCGGTCGCGGGAGCGCTCCCCGGCGGCTTTCTGTGGGGCACGCTCGCGGTCAACGTCGCGGGGAGTTTCGCGCTCGGCGTCCTCCTCTTCGAGGCGAAGGTGGCGGGCCGACTCGGTGCGGAGACTCGCCTCGTCCTCGGCACGGGTTTCCTCTCGTCGTTCACGACCTACAGCACCTTCGCGCTCCAGACCGCCGCCCTGTCGCCGGGTTGGGCGGTCGTCAACGTCGGCGCGAACTACGCGCTCGGCTTCCTCGCGGCGGTGGCCGGCCGGATTGCCGTCCGCTCGCTCGCCGCGCCGGGGGTGACCGGATGAACTCCGTCCTGCTGGTCGGGACCGGCGGCGTCCTCGGCGCGCTCTCGCGGTTCGCTGTCGGGTCGCTGGTCGCCGACGGCATCCGGGATACGCTCGCAGTGAACCTCCTCGGGAGCTTCGCATTGGGCGCGCTGACCGCTGTCCTCGCCGCCGACGCCACGCTGTTGACTCTGTTCGGGACCGGATTCTGCGGCGCGTTCACGACGTTTTCGAGTTTCGCGGTCGAGACCGTCGAACTGTTCGAGACCGGCGCGCGACGTGAGGCGGTCGCGAACGCGGCGGCGAATCTGGTCGGGGCGCTCCTCGCGGTCGGACTCGGCGGTTGGCTGGCGACTGCGCTGTGACTCGGGTCTACTCGACGAGGTCCCAGATCCACAGTCCGACGCCGAGACCGACGAGAAGTATACCGAGCGTCGTAGTGATGGGGTCGGGGATGAAGACGAGGAGTACTCCGAGGACGACGAGTACCGGTATCAGCTCTTCGTGCAGGAAACTGTCACTCTCTTCGGTTGACTTGTCGACTTCGGACACCCCTCGACCCACGAGGCGCTCGAAGTTACGATTTCGGGCAGTCCGTCGAAATATCGGTCGCTGGTGAGAACGGAGTCGTACAGACGTCTCTCGAAGTTTCGTTCGTCGGAGAAAGCGCCCGAGGCGGGATTTGAACCCGCGTCACGACCGTGACAGGGTCGTATGATGGGCCACTACACCACCCGGGCTTCCGAGTGCATTCTCTCTTTCCGGCCGGGCTTATTAATGGGTGTCGGTTTCGACGTCCATTGGTAGAATCTGCCGTACGCAGAGGGCGTCACTCGAACCGATTCGACAGCGCGTATTCGCTCGCCCAGTTGATTCTCGACTTAGGGACCTTCGGATGGTGATCCTCGACACGTAACCGCATCTCGCCGCTCCCAGTCGCCTCGATGGGGACCCAGTACACGGAATCCGTATCGGGTGAGTACACTGCATAGGCGTCTATCTCGTCGGGAGTGTAGTCCGCGTCGACTCGGCCTTCCGAGTCCGTGGTCGAACTGTAGAGGTTGAATCTAACCGTACCATCGACCCAACTACCCGTCTTGCACTGGACGCGATAGCGTCTCGTCCTGTCGTCCACGACGAGGTCGTAGCGGTCGCTGTCTCCGAACGGGACCGAAACCGAGACGCCGGCTTGCATCAGTCTGCCAAGAATCGTCGCTTCCGTCTCGTCACCCTTTCGCGATGGGTTCATCGTTCGGCACGAGATGTGCCGTCATCCTACTTGAATCTCGACTGCTATCCGCTGGCACTAACCCCTAGGTGCGAAGAAGTTGCTCACAGTTTTGTTCGTCAGAGAAAGCGCCCGAGGCGGGATTTGAACCCGCGTCACGACCGTGACAGGGTCGTATGATGGGCCACTACACCACCCGGGCTTCCGAGTGCATTCCTCCGTTGTCCCCGGTTAGACTTAAGGCTTCTCAAACGGTTTCGGTGCGGGACTCCCTCCCGGTGTCGCCGGATTCGGTCCGACCCCGCGTCGCCGCAAACAATTTATATCTCCGCGAAGTGGGTGGGAATCGTAGGCACTCCCCTCGATTGGGGTGGGGTCGAACAGCTAGCGGTGCGAGAACTACTTAGCAAGTCTTAAATGAACTCACTGTGTAAAGCCCTGTAGTATCTCGTGATAGCCATTTCTCCCTCTGCGCAGACAACCCATCGCCACACATGGTAGACGTAAGCCAACACGACATGGTTCCGGACCACAGCGTCGTCGACGACGAGGAGTTAGACGGCGTACTGGAGGAGTACGACATCAAAACGACCGACTTACCGAAAATCAAACGCACCGACCCCGCGCTCCCCGACGACGCGGAGGTCGGTGACGTGATCAAGATCGTGCGCGATTCCCGAACGACAGACAGTGCGACAATATACCGACTCGTCGTAGAATAATAATGAACAGAGAAGACCGACGCGAGATTTCCCGAGAGTACTTCTCGAAGGAACGACTCGCAGAACACCACTACCGCTCGTTCAACAGCTTCCTCAATCGCGGCATGCAGCAGGTCGTCGACGAGAAGGGGACCGTCGACACCGACATCGGCGACAAGGAAGACGAGGAACCGGTCCACGTCGAACTGGGTGACGTTCGTATCGTCACGCCACGCGTGCGTGAGGCGGACGGGAGCGAGGAACTCCTCTACCCCCAAGAGGCCCGCCTCCGCAACATCACCTACGCCGCGCCCGTCTTCATGGAGATGTCCATCGTCAAGGGCGAGGGCGAGGACGAGCGCGTCGTGGACGCGACCGAGACCAAGGTGGGCCGGATGCCCATCATGGTCGGCTCCGAGAAGTGTAACATCGCCGGATTCTCCGACGAGGAACTCATCGAAATCGGCGAGGACCCCGCCGACCCCGGCGGCTACTTCATCGTCAACGGCTCCGAGCGCGTCCTGATGACGAGCGAGGACCTCGCGCCCAACAAGATTCTCGCGGAGTACGACACCAAGTACGGCGACGAGATTCAGGTCGCCAAGACGTTCAGCCAGCGCCGGGGCTACCGCGCGCTGGTGCTGGTCGAGCGGACCCGCGACGGTCTGCTCGAAGTGTCGTTCCCCTCGGTCTCGGGGAGCGTCAACTTCGTGACGCTGGTCCGGGCGCTCGGACTGGAGTCCGACGAGGAGATCGTCCACCGGGTCTCCGACGACCCCGAGGTGGTGAAGTTCATGCTGGAGAACCTCGAAGAGGCGGAGGTCCAGACCGAGGAGGAGGCCATCGAGTCTCTCGGGAAGCGAGTCGCCTCCGGACAGGGCAAGAACTACCAGCTCAAGCGCGCCAACTACGTCATCGACCGCTACCTCCTTCCCCACCTCCACGAGGAGGGCGTCGAGGAGGAGGACGTGCGCATCAACAAGGCGTACTACCTCTGTCGGATGGCCGAGGCCTGCTTCGAGTTGGCGCTCGACCGGCGCGAACCCGACGACAAGGACCACTACGCCAACAAGCGCCTGAAGGTCTCGGGCGACCTGATGAAGGACCTGTTCCGGACCGCGCTGAACAAGCTGGCCCGGGACGTGAAGTACCAGTTGGAGCGGGCGAACATGCGGAACCGCCAACTGTCGGTCAACACCGTGGTCCGGTCGGACGTACTGACCGAGCGCCTCGAACACCCCATCGCGACGGGGAACTGGGTCGGCGGCCGCTCGGGCGTCTCCCAACTGGTCGACCGCACGGACTTCATGGGGGTCCTCTCGCACCTCCGACGGCTCCGCTCGCCGCTCTCGCGGAGCCAGCCTCACTTCGAGGCGCGTGACCTCCACGCGACCCAGTGGGGTCGCATCTGTCCCTCCGAGACCCCGGAGGGGCCGAACTGTGGACTGGTGAAGAACTTCGCGCAGGCGATGGAGCTCTCCCAGAACATCGAGAACGAACAGGGACTGAAACGAGAACTGGCGTCGATGGGTGTCGAAGGCATCCCCGGAATCGAAGGCGTCGAACCAACTGCAAGCGCAGACGACTAACATGAGTCAGGGACGAGAAGCGAAAGTATACGTGAACGGTAGTCTGGTCGGAACGCACCCCGACCCCGAACAGCTCGCAGAACAGGTCCGCCACGCGCGTCGCCGCGGCGACGTGAGCGAGATGGTCAACGTCTCGGTCAAAGAGCGGACACGCGAGGTCATCATCAACGCCGACGCCGGGCGCGCCCGGCGACCCCTGCTGGTCATCGAGGACGGCGAACCCCTCGTCACCGAGGAGGAGATTGCGGCGGTCGAGAACGGCGACCTCGACTTCGACGACCTCGTGGAGCGCGGCAAGGTCGAGTTCATCGACGCCGAGGAGGAAGAGGACATCTACGTCGCGGTGGACGAGGACGACCTCACCGAGGACCACACCCACCTCGAAGTCGACCCGCAACTCATCTTCGGTATCGGTGCGGGCATGGTCCCGTACCCCGAACACAACGCCTCGCCCCGGATTACGATGGGGTCGGGGATGATCAAGCAGTCGCTCGGGCTGCCGGCGGCCAACTACCGCATCCGGCCCGACACGCGCCAGCACCTCCTGCACTACCCGCAGCTCTCGATGGTCAAGACCCAGACGACCGAGCAGATCGGGTACGACGACCGCCCGGCGGCCCAGAACTTCACGGTCGCCGTCATGTCCTACGAGGGCTTCAACATCGAGGACGCGCTCGTCCTCAACGGTGGCTCCGTGGACCGCGCGCTGGCCCGCTCGCACTTCTTCCGGACGTACGAGGGCGAGGAACGGCGCTACCCCGGCGGACAGGAGGACCGCTTCGAGATTCCGAGCGACGACGTGCGCGGCGCGCGCGGTGAAGACGCGTACACCCACCTCGACGACGACGGTCTGGTCAACCCCGAGACGCGCGTGGACGAGAACAGCGTCCTGCTCGGCAAGACCAGTCCACCCCGGTTCCTCGAAGAACCCGACGACATGGGCGGTCTCTCCCCGCAGAAGCGCCGGGAGACCTCCGTCACCATGCGCTCGGGCGAGTCCGGCGTCGTGGACACGGTCACGCTGATGGAGGGCGAGGACGGGTCGAAGCTCTCGAAGGTCTCGGTGCGCGACGAGCGGATTCCGGAACTCGGCGACAAGTTCGCGTCCCGGCACGGCCAGAAGGGCGTCGTCGGCCACATCGCGCCCCAGGAGGACATGCCGTTCACCGAGCAGGGCGTCGTGCCCGACCTCATCATCAACCCCCACGCCCTGCCGTCCCGGATGACGGTCGGCCACGTGCTGGAGATGATCGGCGGCAAAGTCGGTGCCCTCGAAGGGCGACGCGTGGACGGGACGCCGTTCACGGGCGAGGACGAGGAGGAACTCCGCGGCGGACTCGAAGAGCAGGGCTTCAAGTCCTCCGGGAAGGAGATCATGTACTCCGGCATCACCGGGGAGAAGATCGAGGCGGAGATCTTCATTGGCACCATTTTCTACCAGAAGCTCTACCACATGGTGTCGAACAAGCTCCACGCCCGCTCGCGCGGCCCGGTGCAGGTGCTCACGCGCCAACCCACCGAGGGTCGGGCCCGCGAGGGTGGTCTCCGCGTCGGGGAGATGGAGCGGGACGTGCTCATCGGGCACGGTGCCGCCCTGACCCTGAAGGAACGTCTGCTCGACGAGTCCGACCGCGAGTGGATATACGTCTGTGCCAACTGTGGCATGAGCGCGGTCGAGAACGTCGAGCAGAACCGCGTCTACTGCCCGAACTGCGACGAGGAGACGGACATCCACGAAATCGAGATGTCGTACGCGTTCAAGCTCCTGCTGGACGAGATGAAGGCGCTCGGCATCGCACCGCGACTAGAACTGGAGGACGCAGTCTAACATGTCAACAGGACAAACACCCAAGGAGATCGGCGAGATCAGCTTCGGGCTGATGGACCCCGAGGAGTACCGAGAGATGTCGGCGACGAAGATAATCACCGCCGACACCTACGACGACGACGGCTTCCCCATCGACATGGGGCTGATGGACCCGCGACTGGGCGTCATCGACCCCGGACTGGAGTGCAAGACCTGCGGCAAGCACTCGGGGTCGTGTAACGGCCACTTCGGTCACATCGAACTCGCCGCGCCCGTCATCCACGTCGGGTTCACGAAGCTCATCCGACGCCTGCTGCGCGGGACGTGTCGGAACTGCTCGCGACTCCTGCTGACCGACGAGGAGAAGGAGAAGTACGAGTCCAAACTGACCCGGACCCGGGAACTCGGCAACGACCTCACCGACGTGACGAAGGCCGCCATCCGAGAGGCCCGCAAGAAGGACCGCTGTCCCTACTGCGGCGAGGTCCAGTACGACATCAACCACGAGAAGCCCACGACCTACTACGAGGTCCAGCAGGTCCTGACCAGCGAGTACTCCGAGCAGATCGCGTCCGCGATGCAGGGCGACGAGGAGGAGGACCGCGAACCGGTCGCTCCCCAAGAACTCGCCGACCTGACCGACATCGACCTCTCGCGCATCAACGACATCATGTCGGGCGAGTTCCGGCCCCGCGAGGACGACCGGAAGGCCATCGAGAAGGCGCTCGACATCGACCTCACCGAGGAGGACATGAACAAACTGATGCCCAGCGACATCCGGGACTGGTTCGAGGACATCCCGGACGAGGACGTCGAGACGCTCGGCATCAACTCCGAGCGCTCGCGCCCCGAGTGGATGATTCTGACGGTCCTGCCGGTCCCGCCGGTGACGGCCCGTCCGTCCATCACGCTCGACAACGGCCAGCGCTCCGAGGACGACCTGACTCACAAGCTGGTCGACATCATCCGCATCAACCAGCGGTTCATGGAGAACCGCGAGGCGGGTGCGCCCCAACTCATCATCGAGGACCTCTGGGAACTGCTCCAGTACCACGTCACGACGTTCATGGACAACGAGATTTCGGGCACGCCGCCCGCCCGACACCGCTCGGGGCGACCGCTCAAGACCCTCAGCCAGCGTCTGAAGGGCAAGGAAGGCCGCTTCCGCGGTAGCCTGTCCGGCAAGCGCGTCAACTTCTCGGCGCGTACCGTCATCTCGCCCGACCCGACCCTCTCGCTGAACGAGGTCGGCGTCCCCGAGCGCGTGGCCCGCGAGATGACCCAGACGATGAACGTCACCGAGCGCAACAAGGAGGAGGCCCGCCGCTACGTCGCCAACGGCCCGGAGGGTCACCCCGGCGCGAACTACGTCAAGCGGCCCGACGGCCGCCGCCTCAAGGTGACCGAGAAGAACTGCGAGGAACTGGCGACCAAGGTCGAGGCCGGATGGGAGGTCAACCGCCACATGGTCGACGGCGACATCGTCATCTTCAACCGCCAGCCGTCGCTCCACCGCATGTCCATCATGGCCCACGAAGTGGTCGTGATGCCGTACAAGACGTTCCGGCTCAACACCGTCGTCTGTCCGCCGTACAACGCCGACTTCGACGGCGACGAGATGAACATGCACGCGCTCCAGAACGAGGAGGCCCGCGCGGAGGCCCGCGTCCTCATGCGCGTGCAGGAACAGATCCTCTCGCCGCGCTTCGGCGAGAACATCATCGGGGCGATTCAGGACCACATCTCCGGGATGTACCTCCTGACCAACGAGAACCCCCACTTCAACGAGACGCAGGCGCTCGACCTCCTGCGGGCGACCCGAATCGACGAACTCCCGGAGGCGTCGGGCACCGACGAGGACGGCGAACCCTACTGGACCGGACGGGACATCTTCTCGGAACTGCTCCCGAGCGACCTCAACATCGAGTTCACGGGCACCGTCGGCGACGACGTCATCATCGAGGACGGCCAACTCGTGGAAGGCACCATCGCCGAGGACGAGGTGGGCGAGTTCGGCGGGAAGATCGTAGACACCATCACGAAGGTCTACGGCAACACCCGCTCGCGCATCTTCATCAACGAGGTCGCGGCGCTGGCGATGCGTTCCATCATGCACTTCGGGTTCTCCATCGGTATCGACGACGAGTCGATTCCGGAGGAGGCCCAGAACCGAATCGACGAGGCCATGGACAACGCCTACGACCGGGTCGAGGAACTCATCGAGACCTACCAGAACGGCGACCTCGAATCGCTCCCCGGCCGGACCGTCGACGAGACGCTGGAGATGAAGGTCATGCAGACGCTCGGCAAGGCGCGTGACTCCGCCGGTGACATCGCCGAGGAACACTTCGCCGACGACAACCCGGCCGTGGTCATGGCCGAGTCCGGCGCGCGTGGGTCGATGCTCAACCTGACTCAGATGGCCGGCTGTGTCGGCCAACAGGCGGTTCGGGGCGAGCGCATCAACCGCGGTTACGAAGACCGCACCCTCAGTCACTACAAGCCAAACGACCTCTCGGCGGAGGCCCACGGCTTCGTGGAGCACTCCTACACGGGCGGACTCGACCCGCGGGAGTTCTTCTTCCACGCGATGGGTGGCCGCGAGGGCCTCGTGGACACCGCAGTCCGTACCTCCAAGTCCGGCTACCTTCAGCGACGGCTCATCAACGCGCTCTCCGAACTCGAAACCCAGTACGACGGCACGGTTCGGGACACCTCCGACACCATCGTCCAGTTCGAGTTCGGCGAGGACGGCACCAGTCCGGTGAAGGTCTCCTCGAACGAGGACACCGACATCGACGTGGACCAGATCGCAGACCGCATCCTCGAAGAGGAGTTCGGCAGCGACGAGCGCAGACAGGAGTTCCTCGGCGAGAAGAACCCGCCGACGAACCTCTCGGAACACGTCGACGCTCGGCAGGCCCAGAGCGACGACTGACGCCACCGCTTTCCGACCAACACGACCAACCAATCCGCGCCCACGCCACACATGACAGAATACGACGTATCCGAGGACATCGAGGCCGTCGTCGAGGACACTGACCTCCCGCGACGGCTCAAAGACGAGGTGTACAGCACCGTGGAAGCCCGCGACGCCACCGCCGAGCAGGCCGACCAGATAGCCCGCGCAGTCGAGAACCGGTATCTCGACACCCGCGTCGACCCGCTCGACCCCGTCGGGACGGTTTCGGCCCAGTCCATCGGTGAGCCGGGAACCCAGATGACGATGAACACGTTCCACTACGCGGGCGTGGCGGAAATCGACGTGACGCAGGGGCTTCCCCGACTCATCGAACTGGTGGACGCCCGGAAGACCCCCGACACGCCGATGATGACGGTACATCTGGAGGACGAGTACGCCACCGACCGCGAGAAGGCCCACGAGGTCGTCTGGCAGATAGAGTCGACCCGGATTCTGGCGCTCGGTGACATCTCGACCAACGTCGCCGACATGGTCGTCTCCATCGACCTCAACGAGGACACCCTCGAAGAGCGCATGATAACCCCCGACGAAATCTCGGGCATCATCCAGGACGAACTCGGCGTCGAGACCACCCAGCAGGGCACCGTCATCGAGTTCGGCCCCGAACAGCCGAGCTACCGCGACCTGCTCCAACTGGTCGAACAGCTCCGCGACATCGTCTTCAAGGGCATCGAGGACATCACCCGCGTCGTCATCCGGAAGGAGCAACTCGACGAGGGCGAGCAGTTCGTCCTCTACACCGAGGGGTCGGCGTTCGGCGACGTCATCGAAATCGAGGGCGTCGACGCCTCCCGGACCACCACGAACAACATCCACGAGATTCACAAGAACCTCGGCATCGAGGCGGCCCGCGAGTCCATCATCGAGGAGACGATGAACACGCTCGAAGAGCAGGGCCTCGACGACGTGAACATCCGCCACCTGATGCTGGTCGCCGACATCATGACCAACCGCGGCGAAATCGAGTCCATCGGTCGCCACGGCATCTCCGGGAGCAAGGAGTCGGTCCTCGCGCGTGCGGCGTTCGAGGTCACGGTCAATCACCTGCTCGACGCCGCCATCCACGGCGAAGTGGACGACCTCAACGGCGTCACCGAGAACGTCATCGTCGGCAAGCCCATCAAGCTCGGGACCGGCGACGTGGACCTCCGCATGGGGTCGTCGAGCGCCGAACCCGAAGCCTCGGACTGAGCATGGTCGTCACGCTCTCGGACACGGCCCGGCAGTTCATCGCCCTCTTCGAGGACGAGACGGGCGCGACCGCCCGCGACTGCGTCGTCTTCGAGGACGGCGACGACGGCGAGGAGCGCGTCGTCTTCCTCGTCAAGCCCGGCGACATGGGCAGAGCAATCGGGTCGGGCGGCGAGACGGTCCGGGCGGTCGAGTCCCAGTTGGACCGCGAAATCGTGCTGGTCGAGGACGCCGACACGCCCGAGGCGTTCGTGGCCAACGCGCTCGCGCCCGCGGCGGTGTACAACGTCACCGTCAGCGAGGGCGACGAGACTATCGCCTACGCCGAAGTGGACTCCGAGGATACCGGCGTCGCCATCGGCGAGGGCGGACGGAACATCCTC
Encoded proteins:
- a CDS encoding class I SAM-dependent methyltransferase, translated to MDYREALLLWAARETGVLEAVTTDAETPAEVAAETGVTERAARIVVEAMAELGYLEAVGDAASGADGEADPTETRYEITNRALGFVAKTDVRSIGPVPHALDCVDRWIRLPETMRTGDPPAPETASEDWTSNFAGAMASTDDAAVRASVTAAVHRNPDAGRVLDAGGGPGVFAKEFVRRGFDVTLVDRPEVIDVDRRFLEREPVELVAGDITEDLPSGGFGLVFCSRVAHGLSPDENRRFLANAFDALDPGGAVVLTDRVRGRTDDAALFGAHMLAQTEAGDTYTESQFRTWLRDAGFEDVEVRDVPGLDGQVIAGRRPGD
- a CDS encoding protein-L-isoaspartate O-methyltransferase family protein, whose amino-acid sequence is MELAVLRDDMVDSLEHDSKGVVSSESVSAAMRAVPRHEFVDDDRLAYADRSFEHRGTRVLAPSTAARLLEALAPEEGDSVLVVGAGVGYTAAVLAEIVGERNVHAVDITRNVVWDARSNLASAGYEGVFVDCRNGADGLPEYAPFDCILVEAAAADPPRTLVRQLALDGRLVIPVGIGEQSLTVVRGDDPSDPETQPLGTVAFQPLLVEGEQAGSIERNRTVREDRERAERARERRTGWEHEWIDWDGDGSLPE
- a CDS encoding Ig-like domain-containing protein — its product is MEGLPIRLVVALVVGVASLGVMMNMLSGLGGLTVTELDAKPAPDVIGPEETNVDVTVVDPEGKPVSGATVVVTGGTATLDGAATATTGESGEATLSVDPTLGSNQQEGTLDVRIKPPAGSDYADERENTAILVLADG
- a CDS encoding ATP-binding protein is translated as MTHVLGRRSGDDAATTDSDGGDSATSVDGDTSRKTAISGRLGAYRARDGSRGAAVRIDLDGPHAGLVVGKRGYGKSYTLGVLAEELARAEGVAPVVADPMGIFSSLADFGTEVVADPAVAADALAPRAWCDLLGLEPAAPEGALVWQAAAARSSVDGMRTFVADADTKADRATRRAADNHLALAESWGVFAPDGLTPSDLIEPAAGTVLDLSGLDSAPANAVLRAVAGGLYDHCVRGRPTRLPWLLVDEAHAFFASEAGKSPTGSATASRNVAASALRTVLTRGRQPGLSFVGATQRPSALPAVAVSQADLLLAHRLTSRADLDALAAARPTYLGSFEERLPADPGEVLLVDDATESVHAVRIRERETAHGGGSPSATGR
- a CDS encoding fluoride efflux transporter FluC, whose amino-acid sequence is MSETEGRSSADDESGDGATATSRVRALGRVKPLLLVAVGGFAGATLRHAVAGALPGGFLWGTLAVNVAGSFALGVLLFEAKVAGRLGAETRLVLGTGFLSSFTTYSTFALQTAALSPGWAVVNVGANYALGFLAAVAGRIAVRSLAAPGVTG
- a CDS encoding fluoride efflux transporter FluC; translation: MNSVLLVGTGGVLGALSRFAVGSLVADGIRDTLAVNLLGSFALGALTAVLAADATLLTLFGTGFCGAFTTFSSFAVETVELFETGARREAVANAAANLVGALLAVGLGGWLATAL
- a CDS encoding group I intron-associated PD-(D/E)XK endonuclease, which encodes MNPSRKGDETEATILGRLMQAGVSVSVPFGDSDRYDLVVDDRTRRYRVQCKTGSWVDGTVRFNLYSSTTDSEGRVDADYTPDEIDAYAVYSPDTDSVYWVPIEATGSGEMRLRVEDHHPKVPKSRINWASEYALSNRFE
- a CDS encoding DNA-directed RNA polymerase subunit H; the protein is MVDVSQHDMVPDHSVVDDEELDGVLEEYDIKTTDLPKIKRTDPALPDDAEVGDVIKIVRDSRTTDSATIYRLVVE
- a CDS encoding DNA-directed RNA polymerase subunit B''; translation: MNREDRREISREYFSKERLAEHHYRSFNSFLNRGMQQVVDEKGTVDTDIGDKEDEEPVHVELGDVRIVTPRVREADGSEELLYPQEARLRNITYAAPVFMEMSIVKGEGEDERVVDATETKVGRMPIMVGSEKCNIAGFSDEELIEIGEDPADPGGYFIVNGSERVLMTSEDLAPNKILAEYDTKYGDEIQVAKTFSQRRGYRALVLVERTRDGLLEVSFPSVSGSVNFVTLVRALGLESDEEIVHRVSDDPEVVKFMLENLEEAEVQTEEEAIESLGKRVASGQGKNYQLKRANYVIDRYLLPHLHEEGVEEEDVRINKAYYLCRMAEACFELALDRREPDDKDHYANKRLKVSGDLMKDLFRTALNKLARDVKYQLERANMRNRQLSVNTVVRSDVLTERLEHPIATGNWVGGRSGVSQLVDRTDFMGVLSHLRRLRSPLSRSQPHFEARDLHATQWGRICPSETPEGPNCGLVKNFAQAMELSQNIENEQGLKRELASMGVEGIPGIEGVEPTASADD